Proteins encoded by one window of Nocardia goodfellowii:
- a CDS encoding helix-turn-helix domain-containing protein has product MDADTENVLDSVGPRLRALRRERGITLADLAATTGVSESTLSRLESGQRRASLELLLPLARTYNVPLDDLVGAPRTGDPRIHLKPIHRYGMVFIPLSRRPGGTQAFKMIIPARPEPLEPTPQTHEGMEWLYVLNGRLRLVLGERDLTLSAGEAAEFDTSLPHWLGSADGGAVELLILFGLHGTRAHVHPGRGTD; this is encoded by the coding sequence ATGGACGCCGATACGGAGAACGTGCTCGACTCGGTGGGCCCGCGTTTGCGCGCCCTGCGCCGCGAACGCGGCATCACCCTCGCCGACCTCGCGGCGACGACCGGGGTGTCGGAGAGCACCCTGTCGCGTCTGGAGAGCGGGCAGCGCCGGGCCAGCCTGGAATTGCTGCTGCCGCTGGCGCGCACCTATAACGTCCCGCTGGACGACCTGGTGGGCGCGCCGCGCACCGGTGACCCTCGGATTCACCTGAAGCCGATCCACCGGTACGGGATGGTCTTCATTCCGCTGTCCCGCCGCCCCGGCGGTACCCAGGCCTTCAAGATGATCATTCCGGCGCGGCCGGAACCGCTCGAACCCACGCCGCAGACCCACGAGGGTATGGAATGGCTGTATGTGCTCAACGGCCGTCTGCGCCTGGTATTGGGTGAACGCGACCTGACCCTGTCGGCGGGTGAGGCGGCCGAATTCGACACCTCGTTGCCGCACTGGCTGGGCAGCGCCGACGGCGGCGCGGTCGAGTTGCTCATTCTGTTCGGACTGCACGGGACGCGTGCGCACGTCCACCCCGGCCGCGGCACGGACTGA
- a CDS encoding SDR family oxidoreductase, whose translation MRQGRHRAVSHYPRSVSTSKIVLVTGAGSGLGRAIALALAAAGHQVVASGRTAATLDDTVAATTGPGTVTAVPSDVTDPDAVTALFERITEQWGRLDVLVNNAGIFGPSAPIDEVAVRDWRQVIDTNLTGSFLCAQAAFRLMKNQRPRGGRIINNGSISAHTPRPHTVGYAASKHAITGLTKALALEGRSYDIAAGQIDIGNAATELTAGIAAGALQADGSVRPEPTMAADDVARLVVQTVDLPLTTNVPFLTVMATGMPYLGRG comes from the coding sequence ATGAGGCAGGGCCGGCACCGCGCCGTGAGCCACTACCCTCGATCCGTGTCCACCTCGAAGATCGTTCTCGTCACCGGCGCCGGCAGTGGTCTCGGTCGCGCCATCGCCCTCGCCCTGGCCGCCGCCGGTCACCAGGTCGTCGCCAGCGGGCGCACCGCCGCGACGCTCGACGACACCGTTGCCGCCACCACCGGGCCGGGCACGGTGACGGCGGTGCCGTCCGATGTCACCGACCCCGATGCCGTCACCGCGCTGTTCGAGCGGATCACCGAGCAGTGGGGCCGGTTGGACGTGCTCGTCAACAACGCGGGCATTTTCGGTCCGTCCGCACCGATCGATGAAGTGGCGGTGCGGGATTGGCGGCAGGTGATCGACACCAATCTCACCGGCTCGTTCCTGTGTGCGCAGGCCGCGTTCCGGTTGATGAAGAATCAGCGGCCCCGGGGCGGCCGGATCATCAACAACGGATCGATCTCCGCGCACACCCCGCGGCCGCACACGGTGGGCTATGCCGCCAGCAAGCACGCGATCACCGGTCTCACCAAAGCGCTCGCCCTCGAGGGCCGTTCCTACGACATCGCGGCAGGTCAGATCGATATCGGCAACGCGGCGACCGAACTCACCGCCGGAATCGCCGCGGGCGCGCTGCAAGCCGACGGCTCCGTCCGGCCGGAACCGACCATGGCCGCCGATGACGTCGCGCGCCTTGTGGTGCAAACCGTCGACCTGCCGCTGACCACGAATGTCCCGTTCCTGACCGTCATGGCCACGGGTATGCCGTATCTCGGTCGCGGCTGA
- a CDS encoding lipase family protein, with amino-acid sequence MRRITHRLGVIAAALALTTATASVATADEVPPSTPGPERIFNGFTLAALNSATQPSAQESFEALLADDPFYAEPPLTGSEKPGDILKSKKVKVIFSGVSPGNVEGYKLMYVTTGNDGKPFVSTGVLLMPVDGQPNSRRHVIGYQEANDSVGWNCHPSTQWTGGAPLDGAAWSALGPLAMMFDKGYAVMISDVGNDADKKPHGVFAGKFGAHALLDGVRAALRLGDAGLNPEAQVALFGIAGGGVGAGFATELAAEYAPELDIKSTVLEGMVVKPREFMRVADGSIGSGFALATLLGLEPWYPEMEVNAKLTPAGRGLADFFRTQCQVPAYFGTPFLPLRSLFASGVSPADEPAFQHAFDDNVLGRSGTPKGKVIIASCAKDDSFMSLVPARDARELADTYRAQGADVSYQPTDCGMERFISDLYGWGTDLFGMQTIDQLDSYFS; translated from the coding sequence ATGAGACGAATCACCCACCGGCTCGGGGTGATCGCCGCGGCATTGGCGCTGACCACCGCGACCGCGAGCGTCGCCACGGCCGACGAGGTGCCACCGTCCACACCGGGTCCGGAACGTATCTTCAACGGCTTCACCCTCGCCGCCCTGAACAGCGCGACCCAGCCCTCGGCGCAGGAGTCGTTCGAGGCCCTGCTGGCCGATGACCCGTTCTATGCCGAACCGCCGCTCACGGGATCCGAAAAGCCCGGCGACATACTGAAATCCAAGAAGGTCAAGGTGATCTTCAGTGGAGTCAGCCCCGGCAACGTCGAGGGTTACAAGCTCATGTACGTCACCACCGGCAACGACGGGAAGCCGTTCGTCAGCACCGGAGTCCTGCTCATGCCCGTTGACGGGCAACCGAATTCGCGGCGACATGTGATCGGCTACCAGGAGGCCAACGACAGCGTCGGCTGGAATTGCCACCCGAGCACCCAGTGGACCGGGGGCGCACCCCTGGACGGCGCGGCCTGGTCGGCGCTGGGACCGCTGGCGATGATGTTCGACAAGGGCTACGCCGTCATGATCTCCGATGTCGGCAACGACGCGGACAAGAAGCCGCACGGCGTGTTCGCGGGCAAGTTCGGCGCGCACGCCCTACTCGACGGCGTACGCGCGGCGCTGCGCCTGGGCGACGCCGGGCTGAATCCCGAGGCGCAGGTGGCGCTGTTCGGAATCGCCGGCGGCGGGGTGGGCGCCGGGTTCGCGACCGAGCTGGCCGCCGAGTACGCGCCGGAGCTCGATATCAAATCGACCGTGCTGGAGGGCATGGTGGTCAAGCCGCGTGAATTCATGCGCGTTGCCGACGGTTCCATCGGTTCCGGTTTCGCGCTGGCGACGCTGCTCGGGTTGGAACCTTGGTATCCCGAGATGGAGGTGAACGCCAAGCTCACCCCGGCCGGGCGCGGCCTGGCCGACTTCTTCCGCACCCAGTGCCAGGTGCCCGCCTACTTCGGTACGCCTTTCCTGCCGCTGCGTTCGCTGTTCGCTTCGGGCGTGAGTCCGGCCGATGAGCCGGCCTTCCAGCATGCCTTCGACGACAACGTGCTCGGGCGCTCGGGCACGCCGAAGGGCAAGGTCATCATCGCCTCCTGTGCCAAGGATGATTCGTTCATGTCGCTGGTCCCGGCGCGGGACGCGCGTGAACTGGCCGATACCTATCGTGCGCAGGGTGCCGATGTCAGCTACCAGCCGACCGACTGCGGGATGGAACGGTTCATCAGCGATCTCTACGGCTGGGGCACCGACCTTTTCGGCATGCAGACCATCGATCAGCTCGACAGCTACTTCAGCTGA
- a CDS encoding mechanosensitive ion channel family protein — protein MEEVLRPLIVLGGTVGATVLAGLLIDRILRYSSERRPGTRLPSLLRRIQLPLQVLLGSAALHGTFPLAELDFEQEQVIRNLFAAVAIMSAAWLAVRVADALAENTLHRYAVRTADTSRVRQLNTQLALVRRIVTAILALSTAAVAMLLLFPDLRTLGTSLLASAGVIGVIAGVAAQSTLGNLIAGLQIAFGDSVKIGDTVVVEGEWGTVEEITLAFLTVRIWDDRRLTMPVSYFNSKPYENWSRGGPQITGTVFLHLDHSAPVAELREHLHDYLRERPDWDGRSWNLLVTDSTPTNIIVRASMSARNADDVWTLRCAVREELVGWLGREHPYALPKIPTGLAPTADNLIPAMSGSAYGFRDSSE, from the coding sequence GTGGAGGAAGTACTGCGACCCCTGATAGTTCTCGGCGGGACGGTCGGAGCGACCGTGCTGGCCGGGCTGTTGATCGATCGCATTCTCCGATATAGCTCGGAAAGACGTCCGGGTACCCGCCTGCCGAGTCTGCTGCGCCGGATCCAGCTGCCGCTCCAGGTGCTGCTGGGTTCGGCCGCGCTGCACGGCACTTTCCCCTTGGCGGAGTTGGACTTCGAGCAGGAGCAGGTGATCCGGAACCTGTTCGCCGCGGTGGCGATCATGTCCGCGGCGTGGCTCGCGGTCCGGGTGGCCGACGCGCTGGCCGAGAACACGCTGCACCGCTACGCCGTGCGGACGGCGGACACCTCACGGGTACGCCAGCTGAATACGCAACTCGCGCTGGTCCGCCGCATCGTGACCGCGATCCTGGCGCTGAGTACGGCGGCGGTGGCGATGCTGCTGTTGTTCCCCGATCTGCGCACGCTGGGCACCTCGCTGCTGGCGTCGGCGGGTGTCATCGGCGTCATCGCCGGTGTGGCGGCCCAGTCGACGCTGGGCAACCTCATCGCGGGTCTGCAGATCGCGTTCGGCGATTCGGTGAAGATCGGCGACACCGTGGTGGTCGAGGGGGAATGGGGGACGGTGGAGGAGATCACGCTCGCCTTCCTCACCGTGCGGATCTGGGATGACCGCCGGCTGACGATGCCGGTCTCCTACTTCAACAGCAAACCGTACGAGAACTGGTCCAGAGGTGGGCCGCAGATCACCGGCACGGTGTTCCTGCATCTCGATCACAGCGCGCCGGTGGCGGAACTGCGCGAGCACCTGCACGACTACCTGCGCGAACGCCCGGATTGGGACGGCCGCAGCTGGAATCTCCTGGTGACCGACAGCACGCCGACCAACATCATCGTGCGCGCCTCCATGTCGGCCCGCAATGCCGACGACGTGTGGACACTGCGGTGCGCGGTCCGCGAGGAACTCGTCGGCTGGCTCGGCCGTGAGCATCCGTACGCGCTGCCGAAGATTCCCACCGGCCTCGCGCCGACCGCGGACAACCTGATTCCGGCGATGTCCGGTTCCGCCTATGGATTCCGCGACTCCTCGGAATGA
- a CDS encoding DinB family protein, translating into MTTSRHHDTPPPRTGSSEIQVLRGFLDYLRTSIAAKIDGAPDPQARTAAVPSGTNLLGLLTHLTHVERAMFLGDTVTDWQATFHAAPTATVPEVVARYRETVSHANKVLDRYTDPSAPLPHPTRHTPTLRWALTHMIEETGRHAGHADILRELIDGTTGR; encoded by the coding sequence ATGACGACCTCCCGTCACCACGACACCCCGCCGCCCCGCACCGGATCCAGCGAAATCCAAGTCCTCCGTGGCTTTCTCGACTATTTGCGAACCTCGATCGCCGCGAAAATCGACGGCGCTCCGGACCCCCAGGCCCGCACCGCCGCGGTCCCCTCCGGCACGAACCTGCTAGGCCTGCTCACGCACCTGACCCACGTCGAGCGCGCAATGTTCCTCGGAGACACCGTCACCGACTGGCAGGCAACGTTCCACGCCGCCCCCACAGCCACCGTGCCCGAAGTCGTCGCCCGCTACCGCGAAACAGTCAGCCACGCCAACAAAGTCCTCGACCGATACACCGACCCCTCCGCCCCACTCCCCCACCCCACCCGCCACACCCCCACGCTCCGCTGGGCCCTCACCCACATGATCGAGGAAACCGGCCGCCACGCCGGCCACGCCGACATCCTCCGCGAACTGATCGACGGGACAACCGGCCGCTGA
- a CDS encoding ABC transporter permease, which translates to MTQNNRPSYSSFGLAWLLGYGAFALTYGDDPPVPATVAAVLLFGGLLAALIITGIGAVRAQRGARGREALTGKLLAAAWLIGFGALSLVIEALSTALNEPEVQTLLWPTGAGLVVGMIYLGGGLAYRDSLQYALGAWLAVMSSAALFLDGATLYWALALIGGGGYLVAALLEPRRTTAHATPDPSVTSGDTA; encoded by the coding sequence ATGACCCAGAACAATCGACCCTCGTACTCCAGTTTCGGCCTGGCCTGGCTGCTCGGCTACGGCGCGTTCGCGCTGACCTACGGCGATGATCCACCGGTGCCCGCCACGGTAGCGGCCGTGCTGTTGTTCGGTGGACTGCTGGCCGCGCTGATCATCACCGGCATCGGCGCGGTCCGGGCCCAGCGCGGCGCCCGCGGCCGCGAGGCCCTGACCGGCAAGCTGCTCGCCGCCGCGTGGCTGATCGGTTTCGGCGCGCTGTCCCTCGTCATCGAAGCGCTGAGCACGGCACTGAACGAGCCCGAGGTGCAAACCCTGCTGTGGCCGACCGGAGCGGGCCTCGTCGTCGGAATGATCTATCTCGGCGGCGGACTCGCCTACCGCGACTCGCTGCAGTACGCCCTCGGTGCCTGGCTGGCCGTAATGTCCTCGGCCGCTTTATTTCTGGACGGCGCAACCCTCTATTGGGCGCTTGCCCTGATCGGCGGCGGTGGCTATCTCGTTGCCGCCCTGCTGGAGCCGCGCCGGACCACCGCGCACGCCACACCCGATCCTTCGGTTACGTCGGGTGATACGGCTTAG
- the sigJ gene encoding RNA polymerase sigma factor SigJ — MTTEHVVPDGALDPGLDAIMSERRQLINLAYRLLGSLADAEDVVQETYARWYAMSREQQRTIATPGGWLTKVASRICLDLLGSARVRRERYVGEWVPEPLPERDEWDARPGADPADRVTLDESVNMAFLVVLESMTPAERVAFILHDIFRYPFPEVADIVGRSPAACRQLATSARRRVGAARPPAPPTAQQARVVRDFKQAWEANDINALIELLDPDATGIADGGGLANAAPHPIEGGEQIARYLVAFAGKLTGATILERMVNGQPGLIVQLAGITTSVVAFDIAGDRITSIWAVRNPEKLRRWTLG, encoded by the coding sequence ATGACGACCGAACACGTGGTGCCGGACGGTGCGCTCGATCCGGGCCTGGACGCGATCATGAGCGAGCGCCGCCAGCTGATCAACCTGGCGTATCGGCTGCTCGGTTCCCTCGCCGACGCCGAGGACGTGGTGCAGGAGACCTACGCCCGCTGGTACGCCATGTCCCGGGAACAGCAACGGACCATAGCCACCCCCGGCGGCTGGCTGACGAAAGTCGCCAGCCGGATCTGCCTCGATCTGCTCGGCTCGGCGCGCGTGCGACGGGAACGCTATGTGGGCGAATGGGTTCCAGAACCGCTGCCCGAACGCGACGAGTGGGACGCGCGACCCGGCGCCGACCCCGCCGACCGGGTCACCCTGGACGAGTCGGTCAATATGGCGTTTCTCGTCGTGCTCGAATCGATGACTCCGGCCGAGCGCGTAGCATTCATCCTGCACGACATCTTCCGCTACCCGTTCCCGGAAGTGGCCGATATCGTCGGCCGCAGCCCGGCCGCCTGCCGCCAGCTCGCCACCTCCGCCCGCCGCCGGGTCGGCGCGGCCCGGCCGCCCGCGCCGCCGACGGCCCAGCAGGCGCGTGTCGTCCGGGATTTCAAACAGGCTTGGGAAGCCAACGACATCAACGCGCTCATCGAACTCCTCGATCCCGACGCCACCGGAATCGCCGACGGCGGCGGACTGGCCAACGCCGCGCCGCACCCGATCGAAGGCGGCGAACAGATCGCTCGCTACCTCGTCGCCTTCGCCGGCAAGCTGACCGGTGCGACGATCTTGGAGCGCATGGTCAACGGCCAGCCCGGCTTGATCGTCCAGCTGGCCGGGATCACCACGTCGGTCGTCGCGTTCGACATCGCGGGCGACCGGATCACTAGTATCTGGGCCGTCCGCAACCCCGAGAAGCTCCGCCGATGGACGCTCGGGTAG
- a CDS encoding YybH family protein, with translation MTTHDAELREFLEHRAEAQQSKDIDRLMAHYDPEVVYYDVVPPLRFSGTEEVRRNFLRWFDGYEGSISLETHDRTLLNSGDLAFANMLHLDSGVRKGGLQASIWVRETTCLRRANGRWLITHEHVSIPIDPRNMQVWLASDKDQSA, from the coding sequence ATGACTACCCACGATGCCGAACTCCGGGAATTCCTGGAGCACCGCGCCGAGGCGCAGCAGTCGAAGGATATCGACCGGCTCATGGCGCACTACGATCCCGAGGTCGTCTACTACGATGTCGTTCCCCCGCTACGGTTTTCGGGCACCGAGGAAGTGCGCCGGAATTTTCTGCGCTGGTTCGACGGTTACGAAGGTTCGATCAGCCTGGAAACGCACGACCGCACCCTGCTGAACAGTGGCGACCTGGCGTTCGCGAACATGCTGCATCTGGATTCCGGCGTTCGGAAAGGCGGCCTGCAGGCGTCGATCTGGGTGCGGGAGACCACCTGCCTGCGCCGGGCGAACGGGCGATGGCTGATCACGCACGAGCACGTCTCGATTCCGATCGACCCGCGGAACATGCAGGTCTGGCTGGCCTCGGACAAGGACCAATCGGCCTGA
- a CDS encoding alpha/beta hydrolase family protein yields the protein MKPITGTAAGVPYTALPPEGVDGAAPLLVAWHMLDAPRSDAAFAAALPLAGMPVWRVYLGMPLCGARMVNGSMDAGLELVRRDSLRAYTEWMITEAADEFPAALAALREQLPLVDAPISILGGSLGGGVALLTLARGEVPVRSAALVNPAVRARSVVGLIEEFTGSPYAWDADAHAVADRLDFVARAGEIGDRTALLVVSGELDHPRFRADAEELVAALRARGADAAVTTVPGLGHPLAEEPGIEPAPQLPIAKTVDDILTSWFTK from the coding sequence ATGAAACCGATCACCGGCACCGCCGCAGGCGTCCCTTACACCGCGCTACCGCCCGAGGGAGTCGATGGTGCCGCTCCCCTCTTGGTGGCGTGGCACATGCTCGACGCCCCGCGTTCGGACGCGGCGTTCGCGGCCGCGCTGCCGCTGGCCGGAATGCCGGTTTGGCGGGTGTACCTGGGGATGCCGCTCTGTGGTGCGCGAATGGTGAACGGCAGCATGGACGCCGGACTCGAGCTCGTCCGGCGTGATTCGCTGCGCGCCTACACCGAATGGATGATCACCGAGGCGGCCGACGAATTCCCAGCCGCTTTGGCGGCGCTGCGGGAGCAGTTGCCGCTTGTCGACGCACCGATCAGCATCCTCGGCGGATCGCTGGGTGGCGGGGTGGCGTTGCTGACGCTCGCGCGCGGGGAGGTGCCGGTGCGGAGCGCGGCGCTGGTGAATCCGGCGGTCCGGGCACGGTCGGTGGTCGGCCTCATCGAGGAGTTCACCGGTAGTCCTTACGCGTGGGACGCGGACGCGCACGCGGTCGCCGATCGTCTGGACTTCGTCGCCCGCGCCGGGGAAATCGGTGACCGCACAGCGTTGTTGGTGGTCAGCGGGGAGCTGGACCATCCGCGATTCCGGGCCGACGCCGAAGAACTGGTCGCGGCACTGCGCGCGCGGGGCGCCGACGCCGCCGTCACGACGGTGCCCGGGCTCGGACACCCGCTTGCCGAGGAGCCCGGTATCGAGCCTGCCCCGCAGTTGCCGATCGCCAAGACCGTGGACGACATCCTCACCTCGTGGTTCACCAAGTAG
- a CDS encoding CatB-related O-acetyltransferase: MPGQPRVVLLKPLITSPLIAVGEYSYYDDPDDPTAFETRNVLYHYGPEKLIIGKFCALGTGVRFIMNGANHRMDGPSTFPFPTMGGSWSNHFDLLTGLPVRGDTVVGNDVWFGNGATVMPGVRIGHGAIISTGSVVTADVPDYGIVGGNPARLIRTRFSDQDIARLLAVAWWDWPTAHITEHVRTIMSGSIAELESAAATLK; encoded by the coding sequence ATGCCCGGCCAGCCCCGCGTGGTGCTGCTGAAACCGCTGATCACCTCGCCGCTGATAGCGGTGGGGGAGTACTCCTACTACGACGACCCGGACGACCCGACCGCGTTCGAAACCCGCAATGTGCTGTACCACTACGGGCCGGAAAAACTGATCATCGGGAAGTTCTGTGCCCTGGGCACGGGAGTGCGCTTCATCATGAACGGCGCCAATCACCGCATGGACGGCCCGTCGACCTTCCCGTTTCCGACCATGGGCGGTTCCTGGTCGAACCACTTCGACCTGCTCACCGGTTTGCCGGTCCGAGGCGACACCGTCGTCGGCAACGACGTGTGGTTCGGCAACGGCGCGACGGTCATGCCCGGCGTGCGGATCGGCCACGGCGCGATCATCAGCACCGGCTCCGTGGTCACCGCCGACGTGCCCGACTACGGCATCGTCGGCGGCAACCCCGCCCGTCTCATCCGGACCCGCTTCAGCGACCAGGACATCGCCCGGTTGCTCGCGGTGGCCTGGTGGGATTGGCCCACAGCGCATATCACCGAACACGTGCGGACCATCATGTCGGGCAGCATCGCCGAGCTGGAATCCGCCGCCGCAACCCTGAAATGA
- a CDS encoding TetR/AcrR family transcriptional regulator — protein MSSQPAPAARRPGGRTARIRAQVLEAASAELTERGYDALNIDAVAARAGVHRATVYRRWRDVGGLLADVFDAAAQQSWQPRETGTLRGDLAALNHEIQDSLSEESSIAVALIAVSFRSEEAARALRRLWEDRYAQSEIIVQRAIQRAELAPNVDARALLIAATAPLYHQLVLLRTPPDPRLPDRAAVSAALAAEAGAFESSATSLSVTEM, from the coding sequence ATGAGTTCCCAGCCCGCTCCCGCGGCCCGCCGCCCCGGTGGCCGAACCGCCCGCATCCGAGCCCAAGTACTGGAAGCGGCCAGCGCGGAGTTGACCGAACGCGGCTACGACGCGCTCAACATCGACGCCGTCGCCGCCCGCGCGGGCGTGCATCGCGCCACGGTCTACCGCCGCTGGCGCGACGTCGGCGGGCTGCTCGCCGACGTCTTCGACGCGGCCGCCCAGCAGTCGTGGCAGCCCCGCGAAACCGGCACGCTGCGTGGCGATCTGGCGGCACTCAATCACGAGATCCAGGACTCACTGAGCGAGGAGTCGTCGATCGCGGTGGCGCTGATCGCGGTCTCGTTCCGCTCCGAGGAAGCCGCGCGAGCCCTGCGGCGATTGTGGGAAGACCGATACGCCCAGTCCGAGATCATCGTGCAGCGTGCGATTCAGCGCGCGGAACTCGCGCCGAACGTCGACGCCCGCGCTCTGCTCATCGCCGCCACCGCCCCGCTCTATCACCAGTTGGTACTGCTCCGCACCCCGCCGGACCCGCGCCTGCCGGACCGCGCGGCCGTCAGCGCCGCGCTCGCGGCGGAGGCGGGAGCCTTCGAGTCCTCGGCGACCTCCCTCTCCGTTACCGAAATGTAG
- the abc-f gene encoding ribosomal protection-like ABC-F family protein yields MPTQITALAVSKSFGGTPVLDEVTCSLAAGERTGIIGENGSGKTTLLRLFAGRVTPDSGEIIVRADGGIGYLAQEDPLPPGLTVQQIIDRALTDLRAIEGRMRGFEAAMAAGDDSVLAEYGELASLFELRGGYDADARVERALHGLGLALVDRDRAVGELSGGEQVRLRLAAVLAAGTEVLLLDEPTNHLDDDALTWLEDHLRTRRGTTVTVSHDRVFLERVATSLLEVDADRRRVIRYGNGYAGFLTEKAAARRRWEQAHTQWLADTARLREVAATTACEVAPGRAMKDNNKMAYDRAGGRVQQSLAGRVRNAEERLRRLLANPVPPPPPPLRFAPTLRTGSAHGTVLEASDIGVSGRLDRTSVTIAAGERLLITGPNGAGKTTLLRVLAGRVVPDTGVVLRHGTIGYLAQEPPPAEPRQTVLAAFARGRAGTSEQHAEKLLSLGLFPPEQLATRVENLSTGQRQRLALARLVTESVDVLLLDEPTNHLSPGLVEELETALAGYRGALVIVSHDRRLRCRWRGARLDLRTAASV; encoded by the coding sequence ATGCCCACCCAGATCACCGCGCTCGCGGTCAGCAAATCCTTCGGCGGCACACCGGTTCTCGATGAGGTGACGTGCTCGCTCGCCGCGGGCGAGCGCACCGGGATCATCGGGGAGAACGGTTCCGGCAAGACCACGTTGCTGCGCCTGTTCGCCGGGCGCGTCACCCCGGACAGCGGCGAGATCATCGTCCGAGCCGACGGCGGCATCGGATACCTGGCGCAAGAGGATCCGCTCCCACCGGGACTCACCGTGCAGCAGATCATCGACCGAGCCTTGACCGACCTCCGGGCGATCGAAGGCCGGATGCGCGGTTTCGAGGCCGCGATGGCCGCGGGCGATGACTCCGTACTGGCCGAATATGGCGAATTGGCAAGCCTTTTCGAACTCCGTGGCGGCTACGACGCCGACGCGCGGGTGGAACGGGCCCTGCACGGTCTGGGCTTGGCTCTGGTGGACCGCGACCGCGCGGTGGGCGAGCTGTCCGGCGGCGAGCAGGTCCGGCTGCGGCTGGCCGCGGTGCTCGCGGCGGGCACCGAGGTGCTGCTGCTGGACGAGCCGACCAACCACCTCGACGACGACGCCCTGACCTGGCTGGAAGACCACCTGCGTACCCGCCGTGGCACCACGGTGACGGTCTCGCACGATCGGGTTTTCCTCGAGCGGGTCGCGACCAGCCTGCTCGAGGTCGACGCGGACCGGCGGCGGGTCATCCGCTACGGCAACGGATATGCGGGATTCCTGACCGAAAAGGCGGCGGCGCGGCGGCGCTGGGAGCAGGCGCACACGCAGTGGCTGGCCGACACGGCTCGGCTCCGGGAAGTCGCGGCCACCACGGCTTGCGAGGTCGCGCCCGGCCGGGCGATGAAGGACAACAACAAGATGGCCTACGACCGGGCCGGCGGGCGGGTGCAGCAGTCCCTGGCCGGCCGGGTCCGCAACGCCGAGGAGAGGTTGCGCCGCCTCCTCGCGAACCCGGTGCCGCCGCCACCGCCACCGCTGCGGTTCGCGCCCACCTTGCGAACCGGGAGCGCGCACGGCACCGTGCTCGAGGCGAGCGACATCGGTGTCTCGGGCCGCCTCGACCGGACCAGCGTGACGATCGCCGCGGGCGAGCGGTTGCTGATCACCGGTCCGAACGGCGCGGGCAAGACGACGCTGTTGCGAGTGCTGGCGGGCCGGGTCGTGCCGGACACCGGCGTCGTGCTCCGGCACGGCACGATCGGCTATCTCGCCCAGGAACCGCCACCCGCCGAACCCAGGCAAACGGTGCTGGCCGCCTTCGCGCGTGGTCGTGCCGGAACAAGCGAGCAACACGCCGAAAAGTTGTTGTCGCTGGGCCTGTTTCCACCGGAACAGCTCGCGACGCGCGTCGAGAATCTGTCCACCGGCCAGCGGCAGCGTCTCGCGCTGGCACGGTTGGTCACCGAGTCCGTCGACGTGCTGTTGCTCGACGAGCCCACCAACCATCTGTCGCCGGGACTGGTCGAGGAACTGGAAACCGCACTGGCCGGATACCGGGGCGCTCTCGTGATCGTCAGCCACGACCGCCGGCTGCGCTGCCGGTGGCGCGGTGCCCGGCTGGACCTGCGCACCGCGGCATCCGTCTGA
- a CDS encoding molybdopterin-dependent oxidoreductase, whose product MTLPPGQRAVEGFPRFGTHLHHPPPAVPADPVIDIGGALTEPGTLSVADLAALPRRELRADFHCVAGWSATGLLWEGTPFATFYRTRVEPLLTAPVSHVTFEGLDGFQSIVVLADALADDVLLADRLDGQPLDGDHGAPVRLVSPSQYGFINTKHLCRIGFHTTEPPITDRWSPLASHPRARVWEEERHRHLPGRVVRPVYRSLIAPIRALSARGSRPR is encoded by the coding sequence ATGACACTTCCCCCCGGGCAACGCGCTGTCGAAGGATTTCCGCGCTTCGGCACCCACCTGCATCACCCGCCCCCGGCCGTTCCCGCCGACCCGGTCATCGACATCGGCGGCGCGCTGACCGAGCCCGGCACCTTGTCCGTGGCCGACCTCGCGGCGCTGCCGCGCCGTGAGCTGCGAGCCGACTTCCACTGTGTCGCTGGCTGGTCGGCCACCGGACTGCTCTGGGAGGGAACGCCTTTCGCGACTTTCTACCGCACCCGGGTGGAACCGCTGCTGACCGCGCCGGTCAGTCATGTGACCTTCGAAGGTCTCGACGGCTTCCAATCGATCGTCGTGCTGGCGGATGCCTTGGCCGACGACGTTCTCCTCGCCGACCGCCTCGACGGGCAACCACTCGACGGCGACCACGGGGCCCCGGTGCGACTGGTGAGTCCCAGCCAGTACGGCTTCATCAACACAAAGCACCTGTGCCGCATCGGGTTTCACACCACCGAACCCCCGATCACCGACCGCTGGTCACCCCTCGCGTCGCATCCCCGGGCGCGAGTCTGGGAGGAAGAACGGCACCGCCACCTCCCCGGCCGGGTGGTGCGCCCGGTCTATCGGTCGTTGATCGCACCGATTCGCGCGCTCAGCGCCCGGGGCAGCCGCCCGCGCTGA